In the Nocardioides marmotae genome, AAGCTGGTCACCGCGGTCGTCAAGCCGCACAAGTGGGAGGACGTCCGTGCCGCCCTGGAGTCCGTCGGCGTCACGGGCATGACCGTCAGCGAGGTCAGCGGCTACGGCCGGCAGAAGGGCCACACCGAGGTCTATCGCGGCGCGGAGTACGACGTCTCGCTGGTGCCGAAGCTCCGACTCGAGGTCGTCGTCGCCGACGGTGACGTGGACGCGGTCGTCGGCGCGATCGAGCGCGGCGGACGGTCCGGCAAGATCGGCGACGGCAAGGTGTGGGTCTCGCCCGTGGACACGGTGCTGCGGGTGCGC is a window encoding:
- a CDS encoding P-II family nitrogen regulator — protein: MKLVTAVVKPHKWEDVRAALESVGVTGMTVSEVSGYGRQKGHTEVYRGAEYDVSLVPKLRLEVVVADGDVDAVVGAIERGGRSGKIGDGKVWVSPVDTVLRVRTGERDDEAL